The following are encoded in a window of Methylocystis rosea genomic DNA:
- a CDS encoding D-alanyl-D-alanine carboxypeptidase family protein, which yields MPKFPGLHLILTLFALGALGAAPSRAQNFQTSVPHAILIDAGTNTVLFEKGADDYAKPASTVKILTAELIFQALAEGKLKLDDEFTVSEHAWRTGGAPAGGSAMFLALNSRVRVEDLIRGLVIQSGNDAAITLAEGLAGAEESFVTRMNKRAAELGLVKSRFGNPWGMDGPDQKVTAREMAKLAAHMIKTYPEYYRYFGEKEYTWNKIRQQNRNPLLTMSIGADGLKTGNIDKDSGYGLVGSATQDGRRLIVAVYGAKSAKERAEEARKLLQWGFRNFEEKELFKAGEPIGPAQVYGGTKGSVELTAKEDIKVLLPRGANERLMGKIVYEGPVLAPVEAGATVGRLEVKRGNSVVLEQPLQTVESVEQGSLPRRAFDAIYESAAAAIHQKLSGKK from the coding sequence TTGCCGAAATTTCCCGGGCTTCACCTTATTCTGACGCTTTTCGCATTGGGGGCGCTTGGGGCAGCGCCGTCGCGCGCCCAGAATTTTCAAACGAGCGTCCCGCACGCCATCCTGATCGACGCTGGCACGAACACCGTTCTGTTCGAGAAAGGCGCCGACGACTACGCCAAGCCCGCATCGACCGTCAAAATTCTGACGGCGGAGCTGATCTTTCAGGCTTTGGCGGAAGGAAAACTGAAGCTCGACGATGAATTCACGGTTTCCGAGCACGCCTGGCGCACCGGCGGGGCGCCGGCTGGCGGCTCTGCGATGTTCCTCGCGCTCAACAGCCGAGTGCGGGTCGAGGATCTCATCCGGGGCTTGGTGATCCAGTCCGGCAACGACGCGGCGATTACGCTCGCCGAAGGCCTCGCAGGGGCCGAAGAATCCTTCGTGACGCGGATGAACAAGCGCGCCGCCGAGCTTGGCCTTGTCAAATCGCGCTTCGGCAATCCCTGGGGCATGGACGGGCCTGACCAAAAGGTGACGGCGCGCGAAATGGCGAAGCTCGCGGCGCACATGATCAAGACCTACCCCGAATATTACCGCTATTTTGGCGAGAAAGAATATACTTGGAATAAGATTCGCCAACAGAACCGCAATCCTTTGTTGACGATGAGCATCGGCGCTGACGGGTTGAAGACCGGCAATATCGATAAGGACAGCGGCTACGGCTTGGTGGGCTCCGCCACGCAGGACGGCCGACGCCTGATCGTCGCCGTTTACGGCGCGAAGAGCGCGAAGGAACGGGCTGAAGAAGCGCGCAAATTGCTGCAATGGGGATTCCGCAACTTCGAAGAGAAGGAGCTTTTCAAGGCCGGCGAACCCATCGGGCCCGCGCAGGTCTATGGCGGCACGAAGGGGTCCGTCGAGCTGACGGCGAAAGAGGACATCAAGGTGCTTCTGCCACGCGGCGCGAACGAGAGGCTGATGGGCAAGATCGTTTACGAAGGCCCTGTGCTGGCGCCGGTCGAGGCGGGCGCAACGGTTGGACGCCTCGAAGTGAAACGCGGAAATTCCGTCGTGCTCGAACAGCCGTTGCAGACTGTGGAATCGGTCGAGCAGGGATCGCTGCCGCGGCGCGCCTTCGACGCTATTTACGAATCCGCCGCCGCGGCCATTCACCAGAAACTCTCCGGCAAGAAATGA
- the tmk gene encoding dTMP kinase, whose product MTFQATPEKGRFITFEGGEGVGKSTQLARLAEHLRDCGFEVVTTREPGGTPKAEKLRAFLLSGRAAPLGPLAEAALFSAARADHVETLIAPALKRGAWVLCDRFADSTRAYQGARGGVDAKTLALLEAAAVGETRPDLTIMLDLPAQEGLTRAASRRKGEVVDRFEREAPSFHEELRQAFLDIAESAPERCCVIDAGMSIDDVARAVQRLVHDRFLAHAAQAAQ is encoded by the coding sequence ATGACCTTCCAGGCGACGCCCGAAAAAGGCCGCTTCATCACCTTCGAAGGCGGCGAGGGCGTCGGCAAGTCGACGCAGCTTGCAAGGCTCGCCGAACATTTGCGCGATTGCGGTTTCGAGGTGGTGACGACGCGCGAGCCCGGCGGCACGCCAAAGGCCGAGAAGCTGCGCGCTTTCCTGCTCTCGGGACGCGCCGCGCCGCTTGGTCCGCTCGCCGAGGCGGCGCTGTTTTCTGCGGCGCGCGCCGATCATGTCGAAACCTTGATCGCGCCGGCCCTGAAGCGCGGCGCATGGGTGCTGTGCGACCGCTTCGCCGATTCGACCCGCGCCTATCAGGGCGCGCGGGGCGGGGTCGACGCCAAGACTCTGGCGCTGCTCGAAGCAGCGGCGGTCGGCGAAACGCGGCCGGATCTGACGATCATGCTCGACCTGCCGGCGCAAGAAGGCCTCACGCGGGCGGCGTCGCGGCGGAAGGGCGAAGTGGTCGATCGTTTCGAGCGCGAAGCGCCATCCTTTCACGAGGAGCTGCGGCAGGCCTTCCTCGACATCGCCGAGAGCGCGCCGGAACGCTGCTGCGTGATTGACGCCGGCATGTCCATCGACGACGTCGCGCGCGCGGTGCAGCGGCTCGTTCACGACCGCTTCCTGGCGCACGCCGCACAAGCCGCGCAATGA
- a CDS encoding DNA polymerase III subunit delta' — translation MSREEGNPESDRYDDAPHPRETLGLFGHAEAEHEFLDAYRRNKMAQAWIIGGPEGVGKATLAWRLARFLLAHPEPAAAAVQSAESLAVPADHPAARRIASMALADIFLLRRAWNDKTKKHFTEIRIEDVRKVIQAFHQGSGTGGWRIAIVDCADDLNRASANALLKLIEEPPQRSLFLLVAHQPGRMLPTIRSRCRRLMLGALSPEDTIAAVKNLGSPWSQAPESDLLVAAARAEGSVREALRLLDDDGVAFDAAVRRLFDRLPQVDWLGAHMLADKLTGRENEAAYETFMRATQRHLDSRVRALAQIGAAPSRLARYASAWDAIRDAARETEVFNFDKRALVLGIFDRLAKAEAG, via the coding sequence ATGAGCCGCGAAGAGGGGAACCCGGAAAGCGATCGCTACGACGACGCCCCGCATCCGCGGGAGACCCTGGGGCTTTTCGGTCATGCCGAGGCGGAGCATGAATTTCTCGACGCCTACCGCCGCAACAAGATGGCGCAGGCGTGGATCATCGGCGGGCCGGAAGGCGTCGGCAAGGCGACGCTCGCCTGGCGCCTGGCGCGGTTTCTCCTGGCGCATCCCGAACCCGCCGCAGCGGCGGTCCAGTCCGCGGAGAGCCTTGCGGTGCCCGCGGACCATCCGGCGGCGCGTCGGATCGCCTCAATGGCGCTCGCCGATATTTTTCTGCTGCGCCGCGCCTGGAACGACAAGACCAAAAAGCACTTCACCGAAATCCGCATCGAGGACGTGCGGAAGGTTATTCAGGCCTTCCATCAGGGGTCGGGGACCGGCGGCTGGCGGATCGCCATCGTCGACTGCGCCGACGATCTCAATCGCGCCAGCGCCAACGCGCTTTTAAAGCTCATTGAGGAGCCCCCGCAACGCTCGCTGTTTCTGCTCGTCGCGCATCAGCCGGGCCGCATGCTGCCGACGATCCGTTCGCGCTGTCGCAGACTGATGCTCGGCGCATTGTCGCCGGAAGACACGATCGCCGCCGTGAAAAATCTTGGGTCCCCCTGGTCGCAGGCGCCTGAATCGGACCTGCTCGTCGCCGCGGCGCGCGCCGAGGGCTCCGTGCGCGAGGCGCTGCGGCTGCTGGACGATGACGGCGTCGCCTTCGACGCCGCCGTGCGCCGGCTTTTCGACAGGTTGCCGCAGGTCGATTGGCTCGGCGCGCATATGCTGGCCGACAAGCTCACCGGCCGCGAAAACGAAGCGGCCTATGAGACCTTCATGCGCGCGACGCAGCGCCATCTCGACTCGCGCGTCCGCGCGCTCGCGCAGATCGGCGCCGCCCCTTCGAGACTTGCCCGCTACGCGAGCGCCTGGGACGCCATTCGCGACGCCGCCAGGGAAACCGAGGTGTTCAATTTCGACAAGCGCGCGCTGGTGCTGGGGATCTTCGATCGGCTCGCGAAAGCCGAAGCCGGCTAG
- a CDS encoding CCA tRNA nucleotidyltransferase — translation MNAAQRLLDDPRLATLFAALSKTGAETRVVGGAVRDALLGLPPHEIDLATTALPDAVLAAARDAGLKGVPTGIEHGTVTIVVAGTPFEVTTLREDVETDGRFAKVRFGGDFEQDAKRRDFTINALSLSFDGEIHDYTDALADIEARRIRFIGDAATRIREDYLRILRFFRFNASHGEGPFDREGLHESIVARENLSRLSRERIRAELMKLLLARRAPDVLRAMSHAGVIEVILGIGYPSRLQRLAAREAALGKSADAVLRLAAFSVLTAEDAERLRERLRLSNDEFARLAAAARTLAPLHGRDAPPPASHLREMLFLCGARAAADALALAHAESAAAADDPDWREAARYLEETPTPAFPIKGADLIARGVAPGKQLGDALRTLQAEWIRAGFPRDPAVVLQLLENAMANSGREAR, via the coding sequence ATGAACGCGGCGCAGAGACTGCTTGACGATCCCCGGCTGGCGACGCTGTTTGCGGCGCTCTCGAAGACGGGCGCAGAAACGCGCGTGGTCGGCGGCGCCGTGCGCGACGCTCTGCTCGGTCTGCCGCCTCACGAGATCGACCTCGCGACGACGGCGCTGCCCGACGCCGTCCTTGCGGCCGCGCGCGACGCCGGACTGAAAGGCGTGCCGACCGGCATCGAACATGGCACGGTGACCATCGTCGTCGCGGGAACGCCGTTTGAAGTCACGACGCTGCGTGAGGACGTCGAGACCGACGGCCGCTTCGCCAAGGTGCGCTTTGGCGGCGACTTCGAGCAGGACGCGAAGCGGCGCGACTTCACTATCAACGCGCTGTCGCTCTCTTTCGATGGCGAGATTCACGATTATACGGACGCCCTCGCGGACATCGAGGCGCGGCGCATCCGCTTCATCGGCGACGCGGCGACGCGGATTCGCGAGGACTATCTGCGGATCCTGCGCTTCTTTCGTTTCAACGCCTCTCATGGCGAAGGGCCCTTCGATCGCGAGGGCCTGCATGAGTCGATCGTCGCGCGGGAGAATCTCTCGCGCCTGTCGCGCGAGCGCATCCGCGCCGAACTGATGAAGCTGCTGCTCGCGCGCCGAGCGCCGGACGTGCTGCGCGCCATGTCGCACGCCGGCGTTATCGAAGTCATTCTCGGCATCGGCTATCCCTCTCGGCTGCAGCGCCTCGCCGCACGCGAAGCGGCTTTGGGCAAATCGGCGGACGCGGTGCTGCGGCTTGCGGCCTTTTCGGTGCTGACCGCCGAAGACGCCGAGCGGCTGCGCGAGCGGCTGCGGCTCTCCAACGACGAATTCGCGCGGCTTGCGGCGGCGGCGCGAACGCTCGCGCCCTTGCATGGACGCGACGCGCCGCCGCCAGCGTCGCATCTGCGCGAGATGCTGTTCCTGTGCGGCGCGCGCGCGGCGGCCGATGCGCTGGCGCTGGCGCATGCGGAAAGCGCCGCGGCGGCGGACGATCCGGATTGGCGGGAGGCGGCGCGCTATCTCGAGGAAACGCCGACGCCCGCCTTCCCCATCAAGGGCGCAGATCTCATCGCGCGCGGCGTCGCGCCGGGCAAGCAATTGGGCGACGCGCTTAGAACGCTGCAAGCTGAATGGATACGCGCCGGCTTCCCGCGCGACCCCGCAGTCGTTCTGCAGCTTCTTGAAAACGCGATGGCGAACAGCGGCCGGGAGGCGCGCTAG
- a CDS encoding DUF6111 family protein — protein MWRAIVETALLFLTPFVAYALFHSLQLRWPFVRELWHGRVVSLLTIAGLLIAIIGVVTLGFSRLNQGAYVPAHMENGKLQPGRFQ, from the coding sequence ATGTGGCGCGCAATCGTTGAAACCGCCCTGCTCTTCCTGACGCCCTTCGTGGCCTATGCGCTTTTCCATTCGTTGCAGCTTCGCTGGCCTTTCGTGCGCGAGCTCTGGCATGGCAGGGTCGTATCGCTGCTGACGATCGCGGGCCTCCTCATCGCCATCATCGGAGTCGTGACGCTCGGCTTCAGCCGGCTTAACCAGGGCGCTTATGTGCCGGCCCACATGGAGAACGGAAAATTGCAGCCGGGCCGCTTCCAATGA
- a CDS encoding AAA family ATPase, giving the protein MTSFDTRTTSLETAVVQSAERALDHIGRARAAIGAVIFGQDEVVEQALVTILAGGHGLLVGVPGLAKTKLVETLGRVLGLAEQRVQFTPDLLPADILGSEVLEEGADRSRSFRFIRGPVFTQLLMADEINRASPRTQSALLQAMQEHHVSVAGKRHDLPRPFHVLATQNPLEQEGTYPLPEAQLDRFLMQIDVHYPDRASERRVLLETTGETMAEASQALDAEELMATQRLVRRLPIGEKVVDAILDLVRSARPDEGDAEIAPHVAWGPGPRAAQALMLATRARALVTGRLAPSIDDVAKLAAPVLRHRMALNFAARREMTVSDVVQTLVARIG; this is encoded by the coding sequence ATGACTTCATTCGACACCAGGACAACCTCGCTCGAAACAGCCGTCGTTCAATCCGCCGAACGGGCCCTCGACCATATCGGTCGCGCCCGCGCCGCGATCGGCGCCGTCATTTTCGGCCAGGACGAGGTCGTGGAACAGGCGCTGGTGACGATCCTCGCGGGCGGCCATGGGCTCCTCGTCGGCGTGCCTGGCCTCGCCAAGACCAAGCTTGTTGAGACGCTAGGCCGCGTGCTCGGCCTGGCCGAGCAGCGCGTGCAGTTTACGCCGGACCTTCTGCCCGCCGATATTCTCGGCTCTGAGGTGCTTGAAGAGGGGGCTGACCGCTCGCGTTCGTTTCGCTTCATCCGGGGGCCGGTCTTCACCCAGCTGCTGATGGCCGACGAGATCAATCGCGCCTCGCCGCGCACGCAGTCGGCGCTGCTGCAGGCGATGCAGGAGCACCATGTCAGCGTCGCCGGAAAGCGCCACGACCTGCCGCGGCCCTTCCATGTCCTCGCGACGCAAAATCCCCTGGAGCAGGAGGGCACCTATCCGCTGCCCGAGGCGCAGCTCGACCGTTTTCTGATGCAGATCGACGTGCATTATCCCGACCGCGCCAGCGAGCGGCGGGTCCTGCTGGAAACCACTGGCGAGACGATGGCCGAGGCGAGCCAGGCGCTCGACGCCGAAGAGCTGATGGCGACCCAGCGGCTCGTGCGCCGGCTTCCGATCGGCGAAAAGGTCGTCGACGCGATTCTCGATCTCGTTCGTTCAGCCCGTCCAGACGAGGGCGACGCGGAAATCGCGCCGCATGTCGCCTGGGGTCCGGGACCGCGCGCCGCGCAGGCGCTGATGTTGGCGACGCGCGCCCGGGCGCTCGTCACCGGCCGGCTTGCGCCCTCGATCGACGACGTCGCGAAACTCGCCGCGCCGGTGTTGCGCCACCGCATGGCGCTCAATTTCGCCGCGCGCCGCGAGATGACCGTTTCCGACGTGGTTCAGACGCTCGTGGCGCGGATCGGGTGA
- a CDS encoding DUF58 domain-containing protein: MFADVATRAYDPAQRKPADGATAADLASRMPRLVARAHEIAASLAYGVHGRKRAGVGETFWQYRPFASGESAHRIDWRRSARGDQLYVREREWEAAHDYFLWMDCSPSMAFGSSLASDDKLSRGVTLGLALADVLVRGGERAAALGLTAPISARDVIDRLARALADNATEAARDELPPQAPLRPRARVILISDFLIDPDALAARLRRFADAGASGAVLMVTDPSEETLPFSGETTFLDTDGGPAFYAGDARSLRAAYARRFEAHRDAVRRAAQRVGFIFLQHRTDRPASEAALALAMGLLGADGVSFEERR, encoded by the coding sequence ATGTTTGCTGACGTCGCCACGCGCGCCTACGATCCTGCACAGCGCAAGCCCGCAGATGGCGCTACGGCGGCCGATCTCGCGAGCCGGATGCCGAGGCTGGTGGCGCGGGCGCATGAGATCGCGGCGAGCCTCGCCTATGGCGTTCATGGCCGCAAGCGCGCGGGCGTCGGCGAGACGTTTTGGCAATACCGGCCATTTGCATCGGGCGAATCGGCGCATCGCATCGACTGGCGCCGCTCGGCGCGCGGCGATCAGCTCTATGTGCGCGAGCGTGAATGGGAGGCCGCGCACGACTATTTCCTCTGGATGGATTGTTCTCCCTCCATGGCCTTCGGCTCGTCTCTCGCTTCCGACGACAAGCTGTCCCGCGGCGTGACCCTGGGGCTGGCGCTCGCCGACGTGCTCGTTCGCGGCGGCGAGCGGGCGGCGGCGCTGGGCCTGACCGCGCCGATCTCGGCGCGCGACGTGATCGACCGGCTGGCGCGCGCTCTGGCTGACAACGCAACGGAGGCGGCGCGCGACGAGCTTCCGCCGCAGGCGCCGCTCCGCCCCCGCGCCCGCGTCATTCTGATCTCAGACTTCCTCATCGATCCGGATGCGCTGGCCGCGCGCCTGCGGCGCTTCGCCGACGCCGGCGCCTCCGGCGCGGTGCTGATGGTGACCGATCCCAGCGAAGAAACCTTGCCGTTCTCCGGCGAAACCACTTTTCTAGACACCGACGGCGGCCCGGCCTTCTACGCAGGCGACGCGCGCAGCTTGCGCGCGGCCTATGCGCGCCGCTTCGAGGCGCATCGCGACGCCGTGCGCCGCGCGGCGCAACGCGTCGGCTTCATCTTCCTGCAGCATCGCACCGACAGGCCAGCCTCCGAAGCGGCGCTGGCGCTCGCTATGGGATTGCTCGGAGCGGATGGAGTCAGCTTCGAGGAGCGGCGCTGA
- a CDS encoding DUF4159 domain-containing protein encodes MFSFTAPLALFGLISLPMIYWLLRVTPPRPREIVFPPTKILRELKPDEETPAKTPWWLMALRLALAAALIFAMAGPVWAPSGVVASTAPTLVILDDGWTAAPTWERRLAGAASIIESVARAGGPVAVALASESAAPVPGDGPRAMEKLRSARPKPFLPDRKAIGEQVTAFAHGRKARIVWISDGVAQGDAAGFVRALKESGASAVEIYVEDHAPRALAAPTNDAATLSVDVLRIGDDASAVVDALDAKGRTVGRAEVDFGGARRVRGKIELPVELRNEVSHLRIEGENSAGAVALLDARSKVKRVALIGGGAADEAQPLLSPLYYLEKALAPFAQIRTARPGVVDPVQALLAEQPNIMGLADVGLAPGETFDAVSRFVEEGGTLIRFAGPRLANAEDGLLPVRLRRNGRVLGGAMSWEEPKALAEFDATSPFFGLPASKDVTVQRQVLAEPDPGLADKTWARLSDGTPLVTAERRGKGLIVLFHVNADANWSNLPISGLFVEMLKRISAMAGESTPASSERSGADPAAFAPMRLLDGFGALGAPGLSAQSIPPGFDGPASAEHPPGLYGSGEAFVAVQTLRPTDEISAFDFAGAGLSADVLRAGGQLDLRGPLLVFALAAFIADALIVLALAGKLRLRPLSAATAALLALSCVAATIDETRAETAPKSTATQRDKDAALTARLAYVISGDARVDEISRLGLEALTQALNARTSFAPGDPVGVDPAKDELAFYPLLYWPIVASAPQPPAKTVAKVTAYMKQGGTIIFDTRDALSQRVGGAPSPEAQWLRDLTKGLDIPPLEVTPRDHVITKTFYLLDGFVGRYANGETWVEALPPEPKDQAARPVRATDSVSAIVITSNDLASAWAHDKRGQPLFPLTPGGARQREFALRGGINLVMYTLTGNYKSDQVHVRDLLERLGQ; translated from the coding sequence ATGTTTTCCTTCACCGCGCCGCTCGCGCTGTTTGGTCTCATCAGCCTGCCGATGATCTATTGGCTGTTGCGGGTCACGCCGCCGCGTCCGCGCGAGATCGTCTTTCCGCCGACGAAAATTCTGCGCGAACTCAAGCCCGACGAAGAGACGCCGGCAAAAACCCCTTGGTGGCTGATGGCGCTGCGGCTAGCGCTCGCCGCCGCGTTGATTTTCGCGATGGCGGGACCGGTCTGGGCGCCGAGCGGCGTCGTCGCGTCCACCGCGCCGACGCTTGTCATCCTCGACGACGGCTGGACGGCGGCGCCGACATGGGAGCGACGCCTTGCGGGGGCGGCGTCGATCATCGAGTCGGTCGCGCGCGCCGGCGGACCGGTCGCGGTCGCGCTTGCGTCAGAATCCGCGGCGCCGGTTCCAGGCGACGGGCCGCGCGCGATGGAAAAATTGCGCTCGGCGCGGCCCAAGCCATTTCTGCCGGACCGCAAGGCGATCGGCGAACAGGTCACGGCCTTCGCCCACGGCCGTAAGGCGCGCATCGTATGGATCAGCGACGGCGTCGCGCAGGGCGACGCCGCAGGCTTCGTGCGCGCGCTGAAAGAGTCGGGCGCGAGCGCCGTCGAGATTTACGTCGAAGACCATGCGCCGCGCGCGCTCGCCGCGCCGACAAATGATGCGGCCACGCTGAGCGTCGATGTGCTGCGCATCGGCGACGACGCGTCGGCGGTCGTCGACGCGCTTGACGCGAAAGGTCGAACGGTCGGCCGAGCCGAAGTGGATTTTGGCGGCGCGCGGCGCGTTCGAGGGAAAATCGAACTGCCGGTCGAACTTCGCAACGAGGTGAGTCATCTGCGCATCGAAGGAGAAAACTCCGCCGGCGCCGTCGCGCTTCTTGACGCGCGCTCGAAAGTGAAGCGCGTGGCGCTGATCGGAGGCGGCGCGGCCGATGAGGCGCAGCCGCTGCTCTCGCCGCTCTACTACCTGGAAAAAGCGCTTGCGCCCTTCGCCCAAATCCGCACGGCGCGTCCCGGCGTCGTGGATCCGGTGCAGGCGTTGCTCGCCGAACAGCCCAATATCATGGGGCTCGCAGATGTCGGGCTCGCGCCCGGCGAGACATTCGACGCGGTGTCGCGCTTCGTTGAAGAAGGCGGGACGCTCATTCGTTTCGCCGGGCCGCGTCTCGCCAACGCCGAGGATGGTCTGCTGCCCGTGCGCCTGCGCCGGAACGGCCGCGTGCTCGGCGGGGCCATGTCCTGGGAGGAGCCAAAAGCGCTCGCCGAGTTTGACGCCACCAGCCCCTTCTTCGGCTTGCCGGCTTCGAAGGACGTCACGGTGCAGCGGCAGGTGCTCGCCGAGCCCGATCCGGGACTTGCCGACAAGACCTGGGCCCGCCTGTCCGACGGCACGCCGCTCGTGACCGCGGAACGACGCGGGAAGGGGCTGATCGTGCTGTTTCACGTCAACGCCGACGCCAATTGGTCGAATCTGCCAATCTCGGGACTTTTCGTTGAGATGCTGAAACGGATCAGCGCCATGGCTGGAGAGTCGACGCCTGCGAGCAGCGAACGATCTGGCGCCGATCCGGCGGCTTTCGCGCCGATGCGCCTACTCGATGGATTTGGCGCGCTCGGCGCGCCGGGCCTCAGCGCGCAAAGCATTCCGCCTGGCTTCGACGGGCCTGCAAGCGCCGAACATCCGCCTGGGCTATACGGCTCGGGGGAGGCTTTCGTCGCGGTGCAGACCTTGCGCCCGACTGACGAGATCAGCGCTTTCGATTTCGCCGGCGCCGGACTGAGCGCGGACGTGTTGCGGGCCGGCGGCCAACTCGATTTGCGCGGGCCGCTGCTCGTCTTCGCTCTCGCCGCCTTCATCGCCGACGCGCTGATCGTTCTGGCGCTTGCCGGAAAGCTGCGGCTGCGGCCGCTGAGCGCCGCTACCGCGGCGCTTCTGGCGCTCTCCTGCGTAGCGGCGACGATTGATGAAACACGTGCGGAGACGGCGCCGAAATCCACCGCCACCCAGCGCGACAAGGACGCCGCGCTGACGGCGCGGCTCGCCTATGTGATCTCGGGCGACGCCCGCGTTGATGAAATATCGCGGCTGGGCCTCGAGGCGCTCACCCAGGCGCTGAATGCGCGCACCTCTTTCGCACCGGGCGATCCGGTGGGCGTCGATCCGGCGAAGGACGAACTCGCCTTTTATCCCTTGCTCTACTGGCCGATCGTCGCGAGCGCGCCGCAGCCGCCCGCGAAGACGGTGGCGAAAGTCACCGCCTATATGAAGCAGGGCGGCACAATCATCTTCGACACGCGAGACGCGCTCTCTCAACGTGTCGGCGGCGCGCCGAGTCCGGAGGCGCAATGGCTGCGCGACCTGACGAAAGGCTTGGACATTCCGCCTTTGGAAGTGACGCCGCGCGATCACGTCATCACCAAGACCTTCTATTTGCTTGATGGATTCGTCGGCCGTTACGCCAATGGCGAGACCTGGGTCGAGGCGCTGCCGCCGGAGCCGAAAGATCAGGCCGCGCGTCCGGTGCGCGCGACGGACAGCGTCTCCGCGATCGTCATCACCTCGAACGACCTCGCCAGCGCCTGGGCGCATGACAAACGCGGCCAGCCGCTGTTTCCCTTGACGCCGGGCGGCGCGCGCCAGCGCGAATTCGCGCTCCGCGGCGGCATCAATTTGGTGATGTATACGCTGACCGGGAACTATAAGTCGGATCAGGTGCATGTGCGCGACTTGCTGGAAAGGCTGGGCCAATGA